Proteins co-encoded in one Meiothermus sp. genomic window:
- a CDS encoding sugar ABC transporter permease, whose translation MAAILRYLGWALFGLPVAWVLFVYFPGLLARIQPNTPPGFVRIENGWVYALGGLLVVMGLIVLYAWLATLLANRRTQRKRSFWPLVGQGLTHQFMFLVLVFAYYPVLQILAASFDPRNTLYRILPPASDSLLVRARVIPDFSQLSLENYAKLFDGFILYPYQAFLLVVAALCLLLVLVLAAYRRLIGDNDSDSRWGRLQGRSLTAFALLGFTLVIFLSPAQFTGQGTEAKFVLWVRNTLFVSGITGILAVLLTATAGYAFARFNFPGRYPMLLVFIFIQMFPGFLGLVATYILISNLGLLNTFTGLVLAYSGGIISFGTWVYKGFLESISKSLEEAALIDGASKWQVFTKILMPLSAPMFVFIFLLQFVGTYSEFIVANLFLTGVDSWTVGMGLRNFTTGQFSTRWGLFAAASVLGSLPILLTFYGFQRYFVSGYTAGSVKE comes from the coding sequence ATGGCCGCCATTTTGCGCTACCTCGGTTGGGCTCTATTTGGGCTGCCGGTGGCCTGGGTGCTCTTTGTCTACTTCCCTGGCCTGCTGGCCCGCATCCAGCCCAACACCCCCCCTGGCTTCGTCCGTATCGAGAACGGCTGGGTTTATGCCCTGGGTGGCCTTCTGGTGGTGATGGGCCTGATTGTGCTGTACGCCTGGCTGGCCACCCTGCTGGCTAACCGGCGAACCCAGCGCAAGCGCAGCTTCTGGCCGCTGGTGGGGCAGGGGCTCACGCACCAGTTTATGTTCCTGGTGCTGGTCTTTGCGTATTACCCGGTGCTGCAGATTCTGGCCGCCTCGTTCGACCCCCGCAACACCCTGTACCGCATCCTGCCCCCCGCCAGCGACAGCCTGCTGGTGCGGGCTCGAGTGATACCGGACTTTTCCCAGCTCAGCCTGGAAAACTACGCCAAGCTATTCGATGGTTTTATCCTCTACCCCTACCAGGCTTTTTTGCTCGTAGTCGCGGCGCTGTGTTTGCTGCTGGTGCTGGTGCTGGCCGCCTACCGCCGCCTCATCGGCGATAACGATAGCGACAGCCGCTGGGGTCGGCTGCAGGGGCGCAGCCTGACGGCCTTTGCCCTCCTGGGCTTTACCCTGGTCATTTTTCTCTCACCTGCGCAGTTTACGGGCCAGGGCACCGAGGCCAAATTTGTGCTCTGGGTGCGCAATACCCTGTTTGTCTCGGGCATTACCGGTATCCTGGCAGTGCTGCTCACGGCCACGGCGGGCTACGCCTTCGCCCGCTTCAACTTTCCGGGCCGTTACCCCATGTTGCTGGTCTTTATCTTCATCCAGATGTTCCCCGGTTTCTTGGGGCTGGTAGCAACCTACATTCTGATCTCCAACCTGGGCCTGCTGAACACCTTTACCGGCCTGGTACTGGCCTACTCGGGCGGGATTATCAGCTTTGGCACCTGGGTATACAAAGGATTTTTGGAGAGCATCTCCAAAAGCCTGGAGGAAGCCGCCCTGATTGATGGGGCTAGCAAGTGGCAGGTGTTTACCAAAATCCTGATGCCGCTTTCGGCCCCCATGTTCGTGTTCATCTTCTTGTTGCAGTTTGTGGGTACTTACTCGGAGTTCATTGTGGCCAACCTGTTCCTCACCGGAGTGGACTCCTGGACGGTGGGAATGGGCCTGCGCAACTTTACCACCGGGCAGTTCTCCACCCGCTGGGGGCTGTTTGCGGCGGCCTCGGTGCTGGGTTCGCTGCCCATCCTGCTGACCTTCTATGGCTTCCAGCGCTACTTTGTTTCGGGGTATACCGCGGGCTCGGTGAAGGAATGA
- a CDS encoding glycoside hydrolase family 13 protein: MRHYHDWEPFCVDPLKPELGQEITLRLRTPARAGFLILERYGEVERRPMKAVPGGLETRLPLHASPLRYCFFLTEEKAYLAADGLQGPMPRYDKFFHLLAQPTVPDWAVGAVFYQIFPDRFRNGNPHNDPQSGEWVYMGRPIVRKEWDEPVSYGPGEGPIQHYGGDLEGILEKLDYLEALGIEALYLNPILPSGSNHRYDASDYHNVDPHLGGNQAFEKLVEALHRRGMKLVLDGVFNHIGNTHPDFQKALQDPTSPEAGQFTFYADGSYAAFYGVKTLPKLDYANPLTVERWIDGYHAPVRHWIRKGADGWRLDVAHQMGEGGTDRRNAEILRLIKHNSMEENPEALVFGELFFDTLPTLRAHTLDGSMHYAGFANPVMEWLSGKNVYGWEVAVSSQAVWDTLWDHYTALPLQLRQSMYTLISSHDIPRALWRLSGDVERFKLALGILLTFPGAPGLYYGDEIGLDQTNPYHDWNGDPMCRGTFPWDERRWNHEVLAWVKTLIRLKKSVPALRRGGLQPLQVSEKLLAYKRQYEDEEVWVYATLEPTQVLLPRSENLLTGETLEGATWVSGLGVFRLR, translated from the coding sequence ATGAGACACTACCACGACTGGGAGCCTTTTTGCGTAGACCCCCTGAAGCCCGAGCTGGGGCAGGAAATCACCCTGCGCCTGCGCACCCCGGCCCGGGCCGGTTTTCTGATCCTCGAGCGCTACGGCGAGGTGGAGCGGCGGCCCATGAAAGCCGTGCCGGGCGGGCTGGAAACCAGGCTCCCGCTGCACGCCTCCCCTTTGCGGTACTGCTTTTTTCTGACCGAGGAAAAGGCCTACCTCGCAGCAGATGGGCTACAGGGCCCCATGCCCCGCTACGACAAGTTTTTTCACCTGCTGGCCCAGCCCACCGTGCCCGACTGGGCGGTGGGGGCGGTGTTTTATCAGATCTTTCCCGACCGGTTTCGCAACGGCAACCCCCACAACGACCCCCAGAGCGGTGAATGGGTGTATATGGGCCGGCCCATCGTGCGCAAAGAGTGGGACGAACCCGTGAGCTACGGGCCGGGCGAGGGGCCTATCCAGCACTATGGGGGCGACCTCGAGGGCATTCTGGAGAAGCTCGACTACCTCGAGGCGCTGGGCATCGAGGCCCTCTACCTCAACCCCATCCTGCCTTCGGGCTCCAACCACCGCTACGACGCCAGCGACTACCACAACGTAGACCCCCACCTGGGGGGCAATCAGGCCTTCGAAAAGCTGGTCGAGGCCCTGCACCGGCGCGGTATGAAGCTGGTGCTGGACGGGGTTTTCAATCACATCGGCAACACCCACCCCGACTTCCAGAAAGCCCTGCAAGACCCCACCTCCCCCGAGGCCGGGCAGTTCACTTTTTACGCCGACGGCTCGTACGCCGCCTTCTACGGGGTCAAAACCCTGCCCAAGCTGGACTACGCCAACCCCCTCACAGTGGAGCGCTGGATTGACGGCTACCACGCCCCGGTGCGGCACTGGATTCGCAAGGGGGCCGATGGCTGGCGGCTGGACGTGGCCCACCAGATGGGCGAAGGGGGCACCGACCGGCGCAACGCGGAAATCCTGCGCCTGATCAAACACAACAGCATGGAGGAAAACCCCGAGGCCTTGGTGTTTGGCGAGCTGTTCTTCGACACCCTACCCACCCTGCGGGCCCACACCCTGGATGGCTCTATGCACTACGCCGGGTTTGCCAACCCGGTGATGGAGTGGTTATCGGGCAAAAACGTGTACGGCTGGGAGGTGGCGGTCTCGAGCCAGGCGGTGTGGGATACCCTGTGGGACCATTACACCGCCCTGCCGCTGCAGCTCCGCCAGAGCATGTACACCCTGATTAGCAGCCACGATATTCCCAGGGCCCTGTGGCGGCTCTCGGGGGATGTGGAGCGCTTCAAGCTGGCCCTGGGCATTCTGCTCACCTTTCCCGGCGCGCCGGGCCTCTACTACGGCGACGAGATCGGGCTCGACCAGACCAACCCCTACCACGACTGGAACGGCGATCCCATGTGCCGGGGTACGTTTCCCTGGGATGAACGCCGCTGGAACCACGAGGTGCTGGCCTGGGTTAAAACCCTCATCCGGCTCAAAAAGAGCGTACCAGCCCTGCGACGGGGAGGGTTGCAGCCCTTGCAGGTCTCGGAAAAACTGCTGGCCTACAAGCGGCAGTACGAAGATGAAGAGGTCTGGGTGTATGCCACCCTCGAGCCCACCCAGGTGCTGTTGCCCAGGTCGGAAAACCTGCTGACCGGCGAGACCCTGGAGGGCGCTACCTGGGTCTCGGGGCTGGGGGTATTTCGCTTGCGATAA
- a CDS encoding endonuclease MutS2, with protein sequence MQEVTESLDFDRIRQALAERASTFMGREALLALEPKRTLEEAQAQQATVAEALAYPYRLGGINDLRPALAAAREGLRLEGPQLREVAASLEAAVTLRHELLEIGEHLKALAGRIGEHTFFLRRIRESLDEAGNVRDEATPRLREIRRRVNPLREQIQDRLHQLMDRHPEAIQERFITLRRDRFVIPVRASHQNKIPGIVLDQSDSGLTVYIEPASVVPLNNQLASLRLEEEAEVNRVLFELSALLGHDQELDQTLQALTELDMARAAAVLAEDWRLVRPRLNREGLYRLEAARHPLIGNPVANDIELTPAHRILLITGPNMGGKTALLKTLGLAVLMAQCGLFVAAERAELAFPDRLFVDIGDQQSIQESLSTFAAHLLRLKEVLEKATPHSLALIDELGSGTDPEEGAALAQAFVEGLLAKGVRGLITTHLSPLKAFAQDTPGVQNASMRFDLEHLRPTYQLVVGAPGRSYALSIARRLGFPQEQLERAEALLGPEGGRLERLLASLEAERERLRAQSQAAQAEREQAARLQQELSRQLAELAQSKARLLEEAQAQAEQVVKEAQERIRQARERRKTQGQGQALQELIQLRSRYQRPEKPAPAQPGLQVGTVVEVPEYGGRATVVELRGQEAVLQMGAVRLTLPVARLQPRPAPRPEPSAGRVAHKAKIPTELNLRGLTVEEALLAVDDYLAEAKATATTPVRLLHGKGTGALRNALRESLKRDRRVEHFHDAVPYEGGHGVTVVHLRV encoded by the coding sequence ATGCAGGAGGTTACCGAATCGCTGGATTTTGACCGTATTCGCCAGGCTCTGGCCGAGCGAGCCTCCACCTTTATGGGGCGGGAGGCCCTTCTGGCCCTTGAGCCCAAGCGCACCCTCGAGGAGGCCCAGGCCCAGCAGGCCACCGTGGCCGAGGCCCTGGCCTATCCCTACCGGCTGGGGGGCATCAACGACCTGCGACCGGCCCTGGCAGCGGCGCGGGAAGGGCTCCGGCTGGAAGGGCCCCAGCTACGCGAGGTAGCGGCCAGCCTCGAGGCGGCTGTAACACTCCGGCACGAGCTGCTGGAAATAGGCGAGCACCTCAAGGCCCTGGCGGGCCGCATCGGCGAGCACACCTTCTTTCTGCGGCGCATCCGGGAGTCGCTCGATGAGGCTGGCAACGTGCGCGACGAGGCCACCCCCCGGCTGCGGGAGATTCGCAGGCGGGTCAATCCCCTGCGCGAACAGATTCAGGATCGGCTGCACCAGCTCATGGATCGGCACCCCGAGGCCATCCAGGAGCGCTTCATCACCCTCCGGCGCGACCGCTTCGTGATACCGGTCAGGGCCAGTCACCAGAACAAGATTCCAGGTATTGTGCTCGACCAGTCCGACTCGGGGCTTACGGTGTACATCGAGCCCGCCTCGGTGGTTCCCCTCAACAACCAGCTCGCCAGTCTGCGGCTCGAGGAAGAAGCCGAGGTCAACCGGGTGCTCTTCGAGCTGTCGGCCCTGCTGGGCCACGACCAGGAGCTCGACCAGACCCTGCAGGCCCTCACCGAACTCGACATGGCCCGGGCTGCTGCCGTCCTGGCCGAAGACTGGAGACTGGTGCGGCCCCGCCTCAATCGGGAAGGGCTGTACCGGCTCGAGGCCGCCCGCCACCCGCTGATTGGCAACCCTGTTGCAAACGACATAGAGCTCACCCCAGCGCACAGAATCCTGCTCATCACCGGCCCCAACATGGGCGGCAAGACCGCCCTCCTGAAAACCCTGGGTCTGGCCGTGCTGATGGCCCAGTGCGGGCTTTTTGTGGCCGCCGAGCGTGCAGAGCTGGCTTTCCCGGACAGGTTGTTTGTAGACATCGGCGACCAGCAGTCCATTCAGGAGAGCCTCTCGACCTTTGCCGCACACCTCCTGAGACTGAAGGAAGTACTGGAAAAGGCCACACCCCACAGCCTGGCCCTCATTGACGAGCTGGGCTCGGGCACCGACCCCGAGGAGGGGGCCGCGCTGGCCCAGGCTTTTGTGGAGGGGCTGCTGGCCAAAGGGGTGCGCGGCCTGATCACCACCCACCTTTCCCCGCTCAAGGCGTTCGCCCAGGACACCCCCGGTGTGCAAAACGCCTCTATGCGCTTCGACCTCGAGCACCTCCGCCCCACCTATCAACTGGTGGTAGGCGCACCAGGGCGCAGCTACGCCCTCTCCATCGCCCGGCGGCTGGGCTTTCCCCAAGAACAGCTCGAGCGGGCCGAGGCCCTCCTGGGGCCGGAGGGCGGGCGACTCGAGCGCCTGCTGGCCTCGCTCGAGGCCGAACGGGAACGCCTGCGTGCCCAGAGCCAGGCCGCCCAGGCAGAACGGGAGCAGGCCGCTCGCCTTCAACAAGAGCTTTCCCGGCAACTGGCCGAGCTGGCTCAGAGCAAAGCACGCTTGCTCGAGGAGGCCCAGGCCCAGGCCGAGCAGGTGGTCAAAGAAGCCCAGGAGCGCATCCGCCAGGCCCGCGAGCGCCGCAAAACCCAGGGCCAGGGGCAGGCCCTGCAAGAGCTCATCCAGCTCCGGAGCCGCTACCAGCGCCCCGAGAAACCCGCCCCCGCCCAGCCCGGCCTGCAGGTAGGCACGGTAGTAGAGGTGCCCGAGTACGGGGGCCGGGCCACCGTGGTGGAGCTAAGGGGTCAGGAGGCCGTCTTGCAGATGGGCGCGGTGCGCCTTACCCTGCCGGTTGCGCGCCTACAGCCCAGACCCGCCCCACGGCCCGAGCCTTCGGCAGGCCGCGTAGCCCACAAAGCTAAAATTCCCACCGAACTTAACCTGCGCGGCCTGACCGTGGAGGAGGCGTTGCTGGCCGTAGACGACTACCTGGCCGAGGCCAAGGCCACCGCTACCACCCCCGTTCGCCTGCTACACGGCAAGGGCACCGGGGCCCTGCGCAATGCGCTGCGCGAATCGCTCAAGCGCGACCGCCGGGTGGAGCACTTTCACGACGCGGTGCCCTACGAGGGCGGCCACGGGGTCACCGTGGTGCATTTGCGCGTCTAG
- a CDS encoding response regulator transcription factor: MEQPLILIVEDEKDIARFIELELQAEGYRTEVAYDGITGLSRFRETNPNLVVMDLMLPVMDGLEVARRIRKTSNVPIVILTAKDRVEDKVEGLDAGADDYLVKPFSIEELLARIRAHLRRVTPAITGEIRVSDLIINLEGREVYRGGRRIEFSNKEFELLELLAKSPGKVFSRFEIEEKVWPGYQGGSNVVDVYIGYLRKKLEGTGERRLIHTVRGVGYVLRED; encoded by the coding sequence ATGGAACAACCCCTGATCCTGATCGTCGAGGACGAAAAGGACATCGCCCGCTTCATCGAACTCGAGCTCCAGGCCGAGGGTTACCGCACCGAGGTGGCCTACGACGGCATTACCGGCCTATCGCGCTTTCGTGAGACCAACCCCAACCTGGTGGTGATGGATCTGATGCTACCCGTAATGGACGGCCTCGAGGTGGCCCGCCGGATTCGCAAGACCTCCAATGTGCCCATCGTGATCCTGACCGCCAAAGACCGGGTGGAAGACAAGGTGGAGGGCCTGGACGCTGGAGCCGACGACTACCTGGTCAAGCCCTTCAGCATCGAGGAGCTTTTGGCCCGCATCCGCGCCCATCTGCGCCGGGTAACCCCCGCCATTACCGGCGAAATTCGGGTCTCCGACCTAATCATCAACCTCGAGGGCCGCGAGGTCTACCGGGGAGGGCGGCGCATCGAGTTCTCCAACAAGGAGTTCGAACTCCTGGAGCTGCTCGCCAAAAGCCCCGGCAAGGTCTTTAGCCGCTTCGAGATCGAAGAAAAGGTCTGGCCCGGCTACCAGGGCGGCTCCAACGTGGTGGATGTGTATATCGGCTACCTGCGCAAGAAGCTCGAGGGCACCGGCGAGCGCCGCCTGATACACACCGTGCGCGGTGTGGGCTACGTGCTGCGCGAGGACTGA
- a CDS encoding cell wall metabolism sensor histidine kinase WalK — protein MTLRTRITLLTLALLAFSLLLIGGSVYGSLQFTLYDNLRRELVETSQAAQRLIREQGSLEGLPLTVYGQALWVPFPNPTPSDILQGAAIPIAKSLAMGDATLTLSEKGLLEVLRSGGFYTQTVLIRPDGTQVPLRVRAERLMTEIAGIPQGPQLVILMVGKSTEGIQSTLTDFARTYTATALLVLIFGGLLAFRLVRQTLEPLEWVAKKAEQVSSKPEKLPELEGHNEVASLVKSLNRMLTRLESAWETQGRFLADASHELRTPVTAILGHVNYLLRRTQITEQQKESLEIIKRESERMQKLVGDLLELSKTGGSWKVELGSVHLKTVLNEIEEEYSKSFEGQIEVQAPDHVWVLGDPERLHQVVANLVSNAIKANSTRIKLIVLDLAERVVLRVEDNGEGISKEHLPHLFERFYRVDKARDRERGGSGLGLAIVRSIVEAHGGNVWAESEPGKGSVFSISLKKASAPHPQLA, from the coding sequence ATGACCCTTCGCACCCGAATCACCCTGCTGACGCTGGCCCTGCTGGCTTTTTCCTTGTTGCTCATCGGGGGGTCGGTGTATGGCAGCCTGCAATTCACCCTTTACGACAATCTCCGGCGCGAACTGGTTGAAACCTCCCAGGCAGCCCAGCGCCTCATCCGCGAGCAAGGCAGCCTGGAGGGCTTACCGCTCACGGTGTACGGCCAGGCCCTGTGGGTGCCTTTCCCCAACCCCACCCCCAGCGATATCCTGCAAGGGGCTGCTATTCCCATCGCCAAATCTCTGGCAATGGGTGATGCCACGCTGACCCTTTCAGAAAAGGGCTTGCTAGAGGTTTTGCGCTCCGGCGGTTTCTATACCCAAACCGTCCTCATTCGCCCAGATGGCACCCAGGTTCCCCTACGCGTGCGGGCCGAACGCCTGATGACCGAGATTGCTGGTATTCCCCAAGGCCCCCAATTGGTCATCCTGATGGTGGGCAAGTCCACCGAGGGCATCCAGAGTACCCTCACCGATTTCGCCCGCACCTATACAGCGACGGCCCTATTGGTGCTAATTTTTGGCGGTTTGCTGGCCTTTCGCCTGGTACGACAGACCCTCGAGCCCCTCGAGTGGGTAGCCAAAAAAGCCGAGCAGGTCAGTAGCAAACCCGAAAAGCTACCTGAACTCGAGGGCCACAACGAGGTAGCCTCACTGGTCAAGTCACTCAACCGCATGCTCACGCGGCTCGAGAGCGCCTGGGAGACCCAGGGTCGCTTTCTGGCCGACGCTTCCCATGAGTTGCGCACGCCCGTAACGGCCATTCTGGGGCACGTTAACTATTTGCTACGACGAACGCAAATTACCGAGCAGCAGAAGGAAAGCCTGGAGATCATCAAGCGCGAGTCGGAGCGGATGCAAAAGCTGGTAGGCGATTTGCTCGAGCTCTCCAAAACCGGCGGGAGCTGGAAGGTTGAGCTGGGCTCGGTGCACCTAAAAACTGTGCTCAACGAGATTGAGGAAGAATATAGCAAAAGTTTCGAGGGACAAATTGAGGTGCAGGCCCCCGACCATGTCTGGGTGTTGGGCGATCCCGAGCGGCTCCATCAGGTGGTAGCCAACTTGGTTTCCAACGCTATTAAAGCCAATTCCACCCGGATCAAGCTCATTGTGCTCGACCTAGCCGAACGAGTGGTTCTTCGGGTGGAGGACAACGGCGAAGGCATTAGTAAAGAGCATCTCCCCCATCTGTTCGAGCGTTTTTACCGGGTTGACAAGGCCCGCGACCGTGAACGCGGCGGTAGCGGGCTGGGTTTGGCGATTGTGCGTTCAATTGTTGAAGCCCATGGAGGCAACGTATGGGCCGAGAGCGAGCCAGGCAAGGGTTCGGTCTTTAGCATATCCCTCAAAAAAGCCTCTGCTCCCCACCCTCAACTGGCCTGA
- the surE gene encoding 5'/3'-nucleotidase SurE → MRILVANDDGIFSPGIKALAFALRELAEVNVVAPDVEQSGVGHSITFRRPLRFKHTASAGFGEIPAYRVDGTPADCVVLGSRLLGWPDLVVSGINIGVNMGLDLTHSGTVAAALEGASLGIPSIAFSLDASGEELRFEEAAQYAVPIARWVLKHGLPNKTLLNVNFPNRTPQGVKITRLSTHRYEDSIVEREDPEGRPYYWVAGKPTAELEEGTDYWAVQHGFISVTPISLDYTNHAFAAELEQKFRVRTPKKTARR, encoded by the coding sequence ATGCGAATTTTGGTTGCTAACGACGACGGCATCTTTTCTCCTGGGATCAAGGCGCTGGCTTTTGCGCTACGTGAGCTGGCCGAAGTAAACGTGGTAGCACCCGATGTAGAGCAGTCGGGCGTAGGGCACAGCATCACATTTCGCCGCCCCTTGCGCTTCAAGCACACCGCCTCGGCGGGGTTTGGCGAGATTCCAGCCTACCGAGTAGATGGAACGCCAGCAGACTGCGTGGTTTTGGGCAGTCGCCTGTTGGGCTGGCCCGACCTGGTGGTTTCCGGGATTAACATTGGCGTTAACATGGGCCTCGACCTCACCCATTCGGGTACGGTGGCGGCGGCTCTGGAAGGGGCTTCGCTGGGTATCCCCTCCATCGCGTTTAGCCTGGATGCTTCCGGCGAGGAGCTGCGCTTCGAGGAAGCTGCTCAGTATGCTGTGCCAATTGCCCGCTGGGTTTTGAAGCACGGCCTGCCTAACAAAACCCTTCTCAACGTGAATTTCCCCAACCGCACACCTCAAGGGGTAAAGATTACCCGCCTTTCCACTCACCGTTACGAAGACTCCATTGTCGAACGGGAAGACCCCGAGGGGCGGCCTTACTACTGGGTAGCTGGTAAACCTACCGCCGAGCTAGAGGAGGGTACCGATTACTGGGCAGTTCAGCACGGCTTTATCTCCGTGACCCCCATCTCGCTCGACTACACCAATCATGCTTTTGCTGCCGAGCTCGAGCAAAAGTTCAGGGTGCGCACCCCAAAAAAAACGGCCAGACGCTAA
- the greA gene encoding transcription elongation factor GreA: protein MSDKKPVYLTAEGKARLEQELAYLKTEKMQQIADEMGRAIAEGDLRENAGYDEARRAMWQNNSRIAELEDILSRVQIVESGNGVPTEVQLGVTVELETPSGQRMSVTMVGSHEADVFSGKISNESPLGQALMGKKVGDEVQVKSPKGSQTYVVVELVYA from the coding sequence ATGTCAGATAAAAAACCGGTATACCTTACCGCAGAAGGCAAGGCGCGACTCGAGCAAGAGCTTGCCTATTTGAAAACCGAAAAAATGCAGCAGATTGCCGATGAGATGGGCCGGGCCATCGCCGAGGGCGATTTGCGTGAGAATGCTGGCTACGATGAAGCCCGCCGGGCCATGTGGCAAAACAACAGCCGTATTGCCGAGCTCGAGGACATCCTCAGCCGGGTGCAGATTGTGGAATCGGGCAATGGTGTTCCCACCGAAGTACAGCTCGGGGTAACAGTCGAACTCGAGACCCCCAGCGGTCAGCGTATGAGCGTGACCATGGTCGGTAGCCACGAAGCCGACGTGTTCAGTGGTAAAATTTCCAACGAATCCCCTCTGGGCCAGGCCCTGATGGGCAAAAAAGTAGGCGATGAAGTGCAGGTCAAAAGCCCTAAAGGCAGCCAGACCTATGTGGTTGTTGAACTAGTGTACGCGTGA
- the speB gene encoding agmatinase, with the protein MRYTELSFTGPATFFKAPHRPLTEPWQAEVGLLGLPYDFAVGYRPGARFAPSALREASGRYAPGPEGWFDLETETYRLKGVRLVDAGDVDPAQLEYPETFRRITEAARALRGRVKLPVFVGGDHSVTYPVLRAYDDLEELHVVQLDAHLDFSDSRNGTRFSNSSPFRRAVEDVPGLKHITVVGLRGLRTSPEAYQAAKNRGHTLITASRVRENLPWVLAQLPKGKKVYLSFDADVLDPSILPGTSSPEVEGLSYGESLQIVRRTLEQNQLVGLDFVELAPNLDSSDLSALVGARLLAEVLACWAV; encoded by the coding sequence ATGCGATACACCGAACTCTCCTTTACCGGCCCGGCCACCTTTTTTAAGGCACCCCACCGGCCCCTTACCGAGCCCTGGCAGGCCGAGGTGGGGCTGCTGGGCCTACCCTACGACTTTGCCGTGGGCTACCGCCCCGGCGCTCGTTTTGCCCCCAGTGCCCTGCGTGAGGCCAGCGGGCGCTATGCACCGGGGCCGGAGGGGTGGTTCGACCTCGAGACCGAGACCTACCGCCTCAAGGGGGTGCGCCTCGTGGACGCGGGTGACGTAGACCCGGCCCAGCTCGAGTACCCCGAGACCTTCCGCCGCATTACCGAGGCGGCCCGCGCCCTGCGCGGGCGGGTGAAACTGCCGGTGTTTGTAGGGGGCGATCACTCGGTCACCTACCCAGTTTTGCGGGCCTACGACGACCTCGAGGAGCTCCACGTCGTCCAGCTCGACGCACACCTGGACTTCTCGGATAGCCGCAACGGAACCCGCTTTTCCAACAGCAGCCCCTTCCGCCGGGCGGTGGAGGATGTTCCGGGACTCAAGCACATCACCGTGGTGGGGCTGCGCGGCCTGCGCACCAGCCCCGAGGCCTACCAAGCGGCCAAAAACCGGGGCCATACCCTGATTACCGCCTCCAGGGTGCGGGAGAACCTGCCCTGGGTACTGGCACAGCTTCCCAAGGGCAAGAAGGTTTACCTGAGCTTCGATGCCGACGTGCTCGACCCCTCAATTTTGCCTGGCACCAGCAGCCCCGAGGTGGAGGGCCTGAGCTACGGCGAAAGCCTACAGATAGTGCGACGGACGCTAGAGCAAAACCAGCTTGTGGGCCTCGATTTTGTCGAACTCGCGCCCAACCTGGATAGCAGCGATTTATCAGCCTTGGTAGGGGCGCGCTTGCTGGCCGAGGTGCTGGCCTGCTGGGCTGTATAA
- a CDS encoding phosphotransferase family protein: MTDQPAPTRPGEELDIARLQAYLLEHLPGAEGRLEVLQFPSGFSNLTYLLRLGGQELVLRRPPFGANIKTAHDMAREYRILSALKPVYPKVPRPLLYCPDDSVIGAPFYLMERLHGVVLRTQPPPDLTPERMRRICEAALEALVELHSLDYQKAGLGDLGRPEGYVERQVRGWTERYQKARTEAVPGMEQAMEWLAAHIPASSSAALIHNDFKYDNLMLNPADPTQVMAVLDWEMATLGDPLMDLGTTLGYWAEPDDPPGLRRFGLTHLPGNLRRAELVAAYAAHSGRSVDNIVFYYVFGLFKVGVIMQQIFARYQKGYTRDERFAVLIHLIREIGQKIQKAIATGEI, translated from the coding sequence ATGACCGACCAACCCGCCCCCACCCGACCCGGCGAAGAGCTGGACATTGCGCGGCTGCAAGCCTACCTGCTGGAGCACCTGCCAGGGGCCGAAGGCCGCCTCGAGGTGCTGCAGTTTCCCAGCGGTTTTTCCAACCTGACCTACCTGCTCAGGCTGGGCGGGCAGGAGCTGGTGCTGCGCCGCCCGCCGTTTGGGGCCAACATCAAGACCGCCCACGACATGGCCCGGGAGTACCGGATTCTCTCGGCCCTCAAGCCGGTCTACCCCAAGGTGCCCCGGCCCTTGCTCTACTGCCCGGACGATTCGGTGATCGGTGCGCCCTTTTACCTGATGGAGCGCCTGCACGGGGTGGTTCTGCGCACCCAGCCCCCGCCCGACCTGACCCCCGAGCGCATGCGCAGGATTTGCGAGGCCGCGCTCGAGGCCCTGGTCGAGCTACACAGCCTGGACTATCAGAAAGCCGGCCTGGGCGACCTGGGCCGGCCCGAGGGCTATGTGGAGCGGCAGGTGCGGGGCTGGACGGAGCGCTACCAGAAGGCCCGCACCGAGGCGGTGCCCGGCATGGAGCAGGCCATGGAGTGGCTGGCTGCCCACATCCCGGCCAGCTCGAGCGCCGCCCTGATCCACAACGACTTCAAATACGACAACCTGATGCTGAACCCCGCCGACCCAACCCAGGTAATGGCCGTGCTGGACTGGGAAATGGCCACCCTGGGCGACCCCCTGATGGACCTGGGCACTACCCTGGGCTACTGGGCAGAGCCGGACGACCCGCCGGGCCTAAGGCGCTTTGGCCTGACCCACCTACCGGGCAACCTGCGCCGGGCCGAGCTGGTCGCGGCCTACGCGGCCCACAGCGGTCGCAGTGTGGATAACATCGTTTTTTATTACGTGTTCGGATTGTTCAAGGTCGGTGTGATTATGCAGCAGATTTTTGCCCGCTACCAGAAGGGCTACACCCGCGACGAGCGCTTTGCGGTGCTGATACACTTGATTCGCGAAATTGGTCAGAAGATACAGAAAGCCATCGCCACGGGCGAGATTTAG